The following nucleotide sequence is from Chloroflexota bacterium.
GCAGTTTTTTGTTCGATGGTTTGGGCAATCGCTTGATCGAGCAATTTTTGGGTGGCTTTGCTGGGATTGCCATAAAGATAGGGCGTGGACGAACCGCTGTGATGTTCGTTAGCGAGCAGCCCCAACTTAACGACTTCAACCCCAAAACCAGTAGCACATAACTCGGCCACTGTAGCTAACAAAGAACCAAGATTTGCTGCGTTGTTGATTGCCTCGGCAATTGCCAACAACTGAAAACCGCTGATTGGACGTGCGTGATTTTGGGTAGTTGCAACGTCAGCCATATGTATTGTGCTCAAATCGTAGATTTCAGGCTTCTCTGAGGAAAATTATACTGTAGAGCATGCCCCAAACGCAAGGAGTTTTACCAACAAACTTAGCTCCACGCCAGTACGTCAACCAGCGTGGAGCCAAGCGATTTAGGCGCTAATTACCACAAAATCAAGGGTAAATTGTTTTCAATACTATGTTGGGCAGCAGCGCGCAATTCGTGCAACGCTTGGTGAGCAGCCTGGCCTTCGGCCCCACGCAAATCGCGTACATGGCCTTCGAGTTCAGTCAATTCGCGGGCCAAAGCAACCGATGAGCCAAATGAGACTACATCTTCGCTGCCTTCTTCCCATTCTTCTTCGTCAGCTTCTTCGCCTTCGTAGCTCAGCCAAATTGGCTCAGCGAAATCGACTGGCAAATAATAGCCACCTTCACCTTGATGGTTGATCAAGTGAGGATATTTGGTTTGGCTTTCGCCTTCCCAAATATTTGCCAACACTGGGTCAACTTCATCATCTTCGAGGTTCGCTGGCAAGTTATCCAAATCGCTGCCTTTTTCCGAGTGAGCAGCTAAGCGGCGCAAATTATAGAGATCGGCAAATGTCGCAATGCCGCCGTTGTAAACTTCTGCTCCAGGCATTGAAAGCAGATCAACCTCAACGCCTTCTTCGCGCAGCAGGTCTTGAACATCTTCAACCCAAGCTTTTTCTTCTTCAAACATTGCTCGATCATCTTCTGGGCTGACGGTGATCATCGAGCCTACTACTAAATCTAGCTCATGAGTTGGCATGCCATCGGACATGAGAGAATCTCCTTGTATGTGCAAACACGCCCCTAAGTGCAACTTAGGAGCGTGTCCATTATACCATGCTCGTTGTCAGGTTATGCCCGAACAACCAAGGTGTCAGCAATTTTATCATGCAAGGCTTGCTTCTGCCCATCCCACAATGGCCACAGATAATCCAAAAGGGTGGCAATCCCAATTACAAAACTAATAATCCCCAAAAAGCCAATCGATGCTGTTGCAGCACCAAGATTACCAGCAGCAATATCATCGATACTGTTAAAGCTGATCATCCCAATCACCAAATTTATAACTGTGGATGCAATAGTAATCGCCAAACGCTTCCCTGCCACCACAAAATCCATTGGTTGATTAGTGCGCCGAATAACCCGAATTTTCACGATTTTTTTACCGATAGTTTGGCCAGTTGTGCCATGGAAATAGGCAAAGTAGCCAATATTAATAACGAGATTCAAAAGCGAACCAATAATATACATGCCAAGGCTTGATGCTGAGCTGGTGCTTCCGGTGAGATTAAAGTTTGCAGTAACACCAATCCCTGTAACGAGATTTATTATAAAGCTCGGGATAAGCAAGATCAAAACATCCAAGAAATATGCACCAAAACGAATACCCCAACTGGCATACATTCCGGCAGCACTAGGCACTGCATAGCCACCTTGGACAAATGGTTGTTGACCGTAAGGCTGTTGACCATACGGTTGCTGACCATACGGTTGTTGTGGTTGTTGACCATACGGTTGCTGACCATATGGCTGTTGTGGTTGTTGACCATACGGTTGCTGAGGTTGTTGGCCATACGGCTGTTGTGGCTGTTGTGGTTGTTGGCCGTAAGGATTGTTAGGGTCTTGTGGTTGGTATGGATTACTCATAAGGGCGTTCCTTTCAACACAATCAACGACTACTTACTTCAACTAAATCTTCTCTAACGACGACGGCGTTCGCGTTGATCGTCACCATCGCTGACAACAGCGGTCAATACAATACTAATCAACGAAATAACAATTGATCCAAGCAATGCTGTGCCAAAATCTTCAACGTAAAATTGTAAACCTAAATCTTGCGAGATTGCCGATGTGAGCATCAGCATCGCCGCATTGATTACAAAGATAAACAAACCGAGCGTCAAAAATACGAGCGGACATGATAAAAGTTTCAGAATTGGTCGCACTAATGCATTGATCAGGCCAAAAATCAAACTTACTGCCAATAAAGTCTTAATATCAATCCCAAATAGCTGATTAGCAGAGTCACCCCCAACACTAATACCAGGCACAAAATAGACGGTCACGGCTATTGCAACTGCATTAATTAGCCAACGAACAATCAGACTCATTCAACGAACCTTCCTATGCCAAACCAAATTTACAGCTAGTTCGATTATCGCATGTCGCCTACGCCATATCAAGGGTTTGCCAACGGATTACTAATCACAATCGTATTGGCGTATGTTTGATATGGCGCTAGTTGCAACCCTACGCTGGCGGTTATTTCACGTTGTGGCTGGCGCGGATCGTTGCTATTAATCTGGACAACGCTGACTGCCGGCTGTTGCAACCAACTAATTGCCCCAAAACCATTAAGCTGTACCAGTAATGTTGCTTGTTGATTCGGTGCAATCGTCAGGCTACTTGGCGTAGCACTCAGCCATTGTTGGCTATTTGACTGATTAAGTAATTGCCAATTGTGGGCCGCCAAATATTCATGGCTTTGATGACAACCCAAGGCTTGCCCAACACTACTATTGGTATGCGTGCCAACTCCCCAGCGACCTGGCAAATAGCCCATCGGTCCATAACGATATTCAACCCGCCCACTGCGCTCAATAATTAATTGGAAGGTATAGGTCGGCGCAGCCGTTGGCAGATTTTCATCTTGCCAGAGTGGTACCTGCTCATAACTCGCCACAAAGGTATCAGCATTGACGCTACCAGCACGGATAATGCCACCCTCTGAAGGATCAAGATCGGTCCAGAAGGCTGCAAGCGTGGCATTAGGTAGGTTGTTGGCCGGAAAACAGTTAGAACTAGGGGCGGCACTCCGCGATGGATTCAATGAAACCCAGCCATTTGAGCTTAGATAAACCTTATTTGCCAAGGTGCCAAACAACGGCGCACTAAAGCCCAAATCCAAGGCATCGGTATAAATTTGGTCATCATCGAGCTTTAATTCGGCGAGGCCAGTGGCATCGTATAGGGCGGCACTTGGGGTTGGGGTAATTTGCCATTCACGCTTGGGCACATGGGGCGTAATCACCAACGGCTGGGTGCCTATATTGGTCAATGTTACCGGAAACGTGCGTTGTTCAGCGAAAGCCAAACTGGCACTGATCGGCGGAATTTCAGCTAGCATATGCGGAATATCGGGGGTTAATGTCAGTACATTGGTCTGCTGGAGTGTTAAATTAACCGTCGTTGTTTGGGGATGATAGCCCGTGGCCTGAGCTGCAAGCTGATGAGTATCGGTTGTCAGTGTCATAGTGTAATGGCCAGTTGGATCGGTATAACTAGAAGGCCCACCCCCAATGCTGACCCGTCCATAAACCCCGCGCCCATGCCATCGATCGATTAATTGGCCAGTAAATTGGCTGGTGTTAGCAGCAGCCTCGACGATCAGTTCTAATTCGATTGTGCTTGTGCCTGAGCTAGCCACTACCAGCACATTGGCTCGATAGCTCCCCGCTGCGCTGACTTGGCGCGTATCCAAGGTAATCGGAATCGTAACGAGCGTATTAGCAGGAACAACCAACTGCTCGGGCAAACTTAGCCAAGCCACATCAACCCGCGCATTACGCACCGCTGCATAGGCATCAGCACTGCCCCAACCATAGACATTATTGGGCCGAGCCGTCGGTGCATCGCCACATTGAGCCGAATAACGGGCTGCGCTGGTGTTGGTTAACAAAGCTTGAGTGGCCGCTAAATCGCCAATATACTGTGGGTTGGCCGACCAAATTAGCGCAGCAATTCCGCTCACATGGGGAGCCGCCATCGATGTACCATCAAGCAACGCCGTCAAGCCGTTTGGCCATGCCGAAGGAATTCGCACGCCAGGCGCACTCAGATCGGGATTGGTTCGGCCATCGCTGGTTGGCCCACGCGAAGAAAAATCGGCGATCAGATTGTTGCTATCAACCGCGCCAACACTAAATACATTGGCATTATTGCCTGGCGCAGTGCTGGTATAGCAACCAGAACGCCCGAAATTACCCGCCGCAAAGACACTCAAAATACCCGCAGCATCCCAGGCGGTAATGTAACCGCTATACCATGTGCTTTCGCCTGGGCCACCCCACGAATTATTAATGATATGTGGGCGCAAATCAGGTCGCGGATCACAGGGGATTTGCTGATTGCGTTCGCAGCCAACGCGGGTTGGGGCAAGCATCCATTGGGCGCTTCTGATCAAACTTAATTCATCGCAAGTCAACGCACCACAGGCGCGGGCGGCAATCCAACGGGCGGCTGGAGCAACTCCTAACGCCATCCCTTCTTGATCATTAGCTCCCACCAAACTGCCCATCGTGTGGGTGCCATGGCCAGCAGGATCGGTTGGCAAACGATATTGATAGATTGGATCAAACCAGTTGTAATCATTGTTAAAACCATTGGACGACCAACCACGATAATTGTTGAGCAAGGCCGTGTGGCTAACGGCAACTCCAGTATCAATATTAGCAACCACAATTCCCTGCCCACGCACGCCCCAATCGGCCCAAACTTGGGGCGCATCGACTGCCGCCACGCCCCAAGCTATATTCTCAGGCTCAGTCACTGGCATAGCCGTTAAACTTGGGTTACTAAAAACTTGGTTAGCACTAATGCTAGCAACCGCTGGATGTTGCGCCAAATTCAAGGCCAACCGCTGATCGCCCTCAACAATCAAACTATTCACAATCCATAACGATTGTGGGTTGTGGCCTTGCATTCGTAATTCGTTCAGCAAAGGGGTTTGGGTGCGTTGAGCATGGTCAGTCAGGGTTTTGTAGACGTAATCGCCCCGTTCAGCCCAATCATCAAAGGTGCTGGCCAAGCTCAAATCGGCTTGCTCAGCCAAAAATACCAGCATTGTTTGCGGCTGGCTCGGAGCATCATGCCAATAGTTTTGTAAATTTGGGTCAATTTTTTGGGGAAAGCTTGGCACAGCCACCCGTAACAGTGGATCAGGCTGGCGGTTGGCTTGGGTTGCAGGCCACGCTTCGTACAGCTGAAGCGTGCGTTGAGGCAAGCCACGATTATCGAAACTCAGCCCGCGATTGGTTACGCTAGCAATTGGAACGACAAATTGAATTGGTAGGGTTGTTCGAGCACTAACCGAGGGTAACAGGCAAAAAATGAGCAGGCCGATCGCGAAAACACGCCACATAGCACCACCTCACAGCTACAGCATAGCCATGATTAAACCATGAATAAGGATGCGGGGCTATATTCCAATTGGCCTATTTTGTGGGCGACAGCCACACCCAAGCCGAGTGTGGCTGTGAAATTTAGAGGTTACCAGCTAAAACGGTCGTACCAGGGGCAGTCTGCGAACCACCAGCCACCTCGATCGTCACCATCACCTGTTGAAAATCGTTAACTTGGCTATCGGCGGTGATGACTAATTGAGCATGCCCAGCAGCATTTACCGAAAACTGATCGCTTGGAATTGGCTCTTGGCCAGCGCGGGCTAGCCAAAATTGGTAAACTTGGCCTTCAGGCAATGGTGATAGGCCATCGACAACTAAAACTGCTGTCTGGTTGCCTGGCTGCATATACATTGTGCCAACTGCTTTGGGCGATTGCTCAGTGCCCGCCAATTGACGCGAAGTTGTAGTTTGAGCCACCACAAACGCCACTGCTCGCTCGGCTTGGGCAATCTGCTCGTCGGCCTGCACGCGCCGCAACCGTTCGCTGGCAACTTCGCGTTCAAGCCCAGCCACATTGGTGCGCAATTGAGTATTTTCGCTGCGCAAGCCAATATTCCAGCCGCCAAGCGCAATCAACAACGCTAAGGCTGCCGTCCATGCCAAGGAAAGCCGTCGGGTTGCCGGGCGATTTAATCCACTTACCTGCTTGCTAGCACTGGCCCGCGCCAATAACTGTTGCTTGACAATTGGCGTTGGTTGGACTCGTGGCGCAGCCAAAGCCAATTGATGCACAGTGCGTTGCAACTGCTGAATTTTCGTGCGCAGCAGTGGATTATTGGCGATTTGAATTTCGACCGATTGTTGCTCATCGAGACTCAAAATGCCAAGCGCGTAACCAATCAAGAGTTCTTCTAATTGTGTATCCATTATTCGTTCCACTGTTGTGTACCCAAAAGATCACGCAGTTTCAAGAGGCCAAGCCGCACGCGAGTTTTGATCGTGCCCAAGGGATTGCCTAATTTATCGGCAATTTCACGTTGAGTCAACCCACTAAAATAGGCTAACTCCAAAGCTTCGCGTTGTTCGGCAGAGAGCGCCTGCATCGCCGAGCGCACAACTGAACGTTGTTCACCCAGCCACACCACTTCTTCCACATTGGCTTCGTCGGCAATCGCCTCAAGCAATGGTCTTTCAGGGTCTTCGTAGGCAGCTTGAGGGCGGGCTGCACGACGGCGCAATTCGTCGATGCTCAAGTTGCGAGCAATGCCAAAAAGCCAAGGGGCAAAATTGCCACGGCTATTATCAAACGTGCTTGCCCGTTGCCAAACCCGCCAAAAAGCTTCTTGGGTAATTTCTTCGGCGATCTCACGCTGACGCACGATTTTGAGGGCAACCCCCATCACCGTAGCGGCATACCGATCGTAAAGCTGCGATAGTGCCTGCTCATCGCCCTGGGCAATTCGGCGAATTAACACATTATCGCCCAGTGGATCACCAGGCAGCGGGCGTTGATTATCGTTAAATGGTACTACGTCCGAAGCATCCGAACGGATGGTTGAAGCAGCCCACCATAATTGAACCCGTTGAACAATTTGGGCAAACCATGAAGGGCTTGAGGTCGCCTTAACCTCGCCTAAGTGCATGTTTGGTCGTGCAAACACCATTAGTACCTCAACTTTGGGTGATGAGTACGCGCAGCATTAAACACGAAAATCTGGAATTGGTACTCAGCAACATTTGGTTTCATGATGAATCATTGTATCATACTGATTAGGCATTGCATGGGGCGCTTTGGCCGCTCCCCTTGTGGCTTGAAACTCAGTGTTATAATTCTCAAACAATACGCATATCTGTGGAGTACCCAATGGCCGCGAATGAACCTGGTCAGGTGACAAGCCCCGAAGATTCATATCAGCGTTTGCGAACCGAGTATGAACGGTTGCAGTTACTCTATAGCCTCGCTCAACAGTTTGCGACGATGTTAAGTTTACCCAATGTTTTGCAGCATGTGCTTTCGGCTACAACGCGCTTTACCAACGCTGTGCGTGGTAGCATTTTCCTCTATGGCGAGTACGATGAAGTTCAAATGCATTTGCTTTCTGAGCGTTTTCAACAAGCTCGCTTGACTCCTTTTACTAATCGTATTTTACGCGAAGGGCTGGCGAGCTGGGTGCTCAAGCATCGCCAAAGTGCCTTAATCGCCGATACCAATCTCGACGAACGCTGGATCGATTATCCTAGCGATACCTTGGATGTGCGCTCAGTGCTGTGTGTGCCGCTTTTGCGCGGGCGACGAGTGCGCGGCGTGCTGACCTTGGTGCATCCTGAAATTGGTTTTTTTACCATGGATGATGAGGCACTGCTGAATGTGATTGCCCAACATGCCGCCATGGCGATTGAAAATGCCCAGCTGATTGCTGATATTAATGATGAGCGGCGCAAGTTCGAGGGAGCCTTCACCGCTATGGAAGAAGGCTTGATTTTGGTCGATGGCGATGGTCGGATTCACTTTGTCAATCCTCAAGCCTTGGCCTTTTTTGCAGTCACACCACCAGTGCCCGAACACCTGAACGAGCTTTCGCAGCAAGTTTTGGGCTTATTCAAAGAGGCCCAACAAACTGGTGATAGTGTGCGAGCCGAGATTGTGCTTGAGCAGAATCCCACCACCGATCTGGCCATCCACATTGCCTACATCCCCATTTTCAGCGAGCAAGAAGATTGGTGGACGATTGTACTCCACGATATTACGCGACTGAAGGAGTATGATCGGCTCAAAACCCAGTTTGTCGCCAATGCTTCGCATGAATTGCGCACGCCTTTGGCTAATATTAAGTTGTATGCCCGTTTGGCCCAGCAAGTCAAAGCTAAAACCAAGCTGCCCCAATATCTCGAAACTATTGCCAGCGAAGCAGGCCGCTTAGAAGCAATCGTTGAAGATTTATTGACCCTGACCCGCTTGGATAGTGGCTTGATGCATAGTAATCCTGAGTGGGTTGATATTATTGAATTGTTGCGCAACTTAGCCCAAACCTATCGCCCATTGGCCGAAGCGCGGGAACAACGCTTGATTTTTCAAGAATGTACCAGCAATTTGCCTAAGCTTTGGTTAGCCCCCGATCAATTTATGCGGGTGGTCGTGAACTTGCTAAGCAATGCCCTAAAATTCACACCTACTGGCGGCACAGTCACGCTATCGGTTGATCGGCAAATCCAAGCGGGGCAGGCGGGCACGCTTATCACCGTAGCCGACACTGGGCCAGGCATCGCACCTGAACATCAGCAACGCTTATTTGAACGTTTTTATCGCGGTAGTAACCCAACCGAGAGTGGTAGCGGTTTAGGTTTAGCCATTGTGCGTGAGTTGTTGGCCTTGATGGGAGGCACAATTTCGGTAGCCAGCACCGTTGGTCAAGGTTCACAATTCACCTGTTGGTTGCCCTTAGAACAACACACTCACACCGCATGATTACTCAATTAATCGTAATTTTGTTCGTAAACTCTCACCCCTAGAGTGGATATGCATTGTCCATTTTTTGACCGTTTTCGCATCTGTTCTGAAGAAGGAGTACCCCATGCGGATCCTGATTGTTGATGATCATCCGGTGTTTCGGGAGGGGGTACGTGCCCTACTCGAAACCCACGATGAGATGGAAGTTGTTGGCGTGCTTGGGCATGGGCGCGACGCTGCTGTAGTTGCAAAAGATCAATTTGTTGATGTGGCACTGCTCGATGTGAGCTTGCCCGATATGCCTGGCTATGAAGTTTGTCGCTCAATTGTGGAAGCGTCGCCACGCACTCGCGTGTTGATGTTGACCGCCAACGACACCAACGATGTGATTCGCCAATCGCTGGCCGCTGGGGCCGCTGGCTATGTGCTCAAAACCGAAGATCCCTCCCGCTTGATCAGCCACATTAGTGCAGTTGCTCAAGGTGAAACGGTTTTGGCTGGCCCAATTGCTCAAAAAGTTGTGCGCCAACTGTTGGAAGGCCCACAGCCAACCGTCTCGACCAAAACCAATGATGCCCTGAATGCCTTGACCGAGCGCGAACGCCAAGTCTTTTTCTTGGCAGCCGAAGGGCGGCGCAACAGCGATATTGCCCAACAATTAATTCTGAGTGAAGAAACGATCAAAACTCACTTGCGCAATATTTATAGCAAATTAGGTTTAGGCAATAAAGCTGAATTACGCTTGTTCGCGGTGCAAGCTCGACTCGCACCACCCCAAATCTAAGCTAAAATTCCCACAATCGAGGGATAAAACAGGGCTTGGACGTGGAGATCAGTTCATGCTAAGATGAAAATCATTGCAATTGACCCTTGTGGTTTGAGTACACACTTATGAATGAGCACGCTCCACAACGATTTGTCCGTGATCCGGCGATTGTTACCCGTAGCATTGGGAGTGAAACGGTGTTGGTTCCTGTGCGACCAAATACCGCTGCCCTCAATGCTATTTTTGCGCTTAACGAGACTGCCGCGCTAGTTTGGCAAGCTTTGGCAACACCCCAAAGTCTGGCCGAATTAATCGACCTCGTGTGTGCTGAATACGATGTTGAGCCTCGGGCCGCCCAAGCCGATCTGATTCCGTTGTTGGAATCGATGCTTGAGGTCGCTGTTATTCAGGAGGTTGCCTAAGCATGGAACTATGTGCTGAAACCAACGATGCGGCGTTCAATGTCCGATTAGCAGCTTTAGGTCGTGTGCCGGTTTCGATGTCGTTCGAGTTAACCGAGCGCTGCAACTTAAATTGCCAGCATTGCTATATCAACTTACCAGTTAATCACCAAGCTGCCCGCCAACGTGAGCTTTCGACCGACGAATGCAAACGGCTTTTCGACGAAATGGCGGCAGCAGGCACGCTTTGGTTGCTGCTGACTGGCGGCGAAATTATGGTGCGGCGCGATTTTGAAGAGCTGTATCTCTACGCGCGTAACCTTGGCTTTGTGATTTCGATCTACAGCAACGCCACAATGATCACCCGCCAACGCGCCGAATTTTTGAGCCAATATAAGCCGCATTTGGTCGAAGTAACTTTGTATGGAGCCACCGCCGAAACCTACGAAACTGTAACCCGCGTGCCTGGCTCGTTTGCCAAGTGTATGCAAGGTTTGGCGCTGTTGGCCGAATATGAGATTGATGTGGTGCTCAAAACCGTCTTGCTGAACATCAATTCACACGAATTTTTGGCAATGAAGGCCGTTGCCGAGCACTATGGCTGGGATTTCCGCTACGATGGCATGATTCACCCACGCTTAAATGGCGATCGTTTTCCAACCACCTTACGGCTTAGCCCCGAAGAGCTGATCGAAATTGAAAAACTCGATCCGCAGCGGGTCGAAGAATGGCAAGATTACTGCAACGGGTTTTTGGGCTACCAAATGAAGGGTGGCGAAAAAACCTTCACCTGTGGCGCAGCCAATAAATCGGGCCATGTTGATGCCTATGGGATGGTCAGCCCGTGTATGATTACCCGTACCCGCGCTGTCGATTGGCGAGCAACCAATTTTATGGAAGTCTGGGATGGCTACTTGGCCGATGTGCGCGAAACCCGCAACACCGAAGCCACTGCCTGCCACTCCTGCGAAATGTCTTTGGTCTGTACCAATTGTCCAGGTTGGTCGGCCTTAGAACGTAACACGTTGGAAAATCGCCCCATTGAGTGGGTGTGTGATAGTACGAAGGCGCGAGTTTCTGCTTTTGCCGAAAATGCCGACCGTTGGATCAATAATGCAATTTGTCTAGAGGTTCGCTAACCTCGTACCGGGAGGATGTCTCATGGCACAACAATCATCAAGCCAGCCCGAGCGCAAGCCACGCAAAGCCTACGTCAAACCAACGATCGAAACGGTTGGCTTGCGGATCAAAGAAGATGTGTTGGCAGTTTGTCGCACGACCAGCAGTGCTACATCAGGCGCAAATTGTAAAATTACACCCTGTTTTACCTAGGCGTTATTTTCACCATGGTTATGCTTACAATTGGCGGTTGTCGGCTGGCACTTGATCTGCCAACTTGGCCAGCAATGGTCGATCAACAATTTCAAACGACCAACACAACCGCCGATCTGACGATTCTTAGCTGTGCTGCCGCTGACCGCTACCCGCTTGGTCAGCGGCTTTTTCAGGCCGATCAAGTTTGGGCGCTCTGGCAATCTGCGCATGTTCGCAGCATTGTTGGCCACCCACCAACCCATGCTGAGCCATTGTGGGTGCTGCAACAAACCGCCAGCGATACATGGTTATTAAGCCATGATCCCAGCATTAGTGCCGCCGAAGTGCTGTTCGATTACCCCGCTTTGCAGCTGATTTTGATCGAATGGCTCAGCACCAATCAAGGTGGCTTATTGCATGCTTGCGGCCTGATCGATGGTGAACAAG
It contains:
- a CDS encoding RDD family protein, which translates into the protein MSNPYQPQDPNNPYGQQPQQPQQPYGQQPQQPYGQQPQQPYGQQPYGQQPQQPYGQQPYGQQPYGQQPFVQGGYAVPSAAGMYASWGIRFGAYFLDVLILLIPSFIINLVTGIGVTANFNLTGSTSSASSLGMYIIGSLLNLVINIGYFAYFHGTTGQTIGKKIVKIRVIRRTNQPMDFVVAGKRLAITIASTVINLVIGMISFNSIDDIAAGNLGAATASIGFLGIISFVIGIATLLDYLWPLWDGQKQALHDKIADTLVVRA
- a CDS encoding anti-sigma factor; its protein translation is MDTQLEELLIGYALGILSLDEQQSVEIQIANNPLLRTKIQQLQRTVHQLALAAPRVQPTPIVKQQLLARASASKQVSGLNRPATRRLSLAWTAALALLIALGGWNIGLRSENTQLRTNVAGLEREVASERLRRVQADEQIAQAERAVAFVVAQTTTSRQLAGTEQSPKAVGTMYMQPGNQTAVLVVDGLSPLPEGQVYQFWLARAGQEPIPSDQFSVNAAGHAQLVITADSQVNDFQQVMVTIEVAGGSQTAPGTTVLAGNL
- a CDS encoding GAF domain-containing protein, whose translation is MAANEPGQVTSPEDSYQRLRTEYERLQLLYSLAQQFATMLSLPNVLQHVLSATTRFTNAVRGSIFLYGEYDEVQMHLLSERFQQARLTPFTNRILREGLASWVLKHRQSALIADTNLDERWIDYPSDTLDVRSVLCVPLLRGRRVRGVLTLVHPEIGFFTMDDEALLNVIAQHAAMAIENAQLIADINDERRKFEGAFTAMEEGLILVDGDGRIHFVNPQALAFFAVTPPVPEHLNELSQQVLGLFKEAQQTGDSVRAEIVLEQNPTTDLAIHIAYIPIFSEQEDWWTIVLHDITRLKEYDRLKTQFVANASHELRTPLANIKLYARLAQQVKAKTKLPQYLETIASEAGRLEAIVEDLLTLTRLDSGLMHSNPEWVDIIELLRNLAQTYRPLAEAREQRLIFQECTSNLPKLWLAPDQFMRVVVNLLSNALKFTPTGGTVTLSVDRQIQAGQAGTLITVADTGPGIAPEHQQRLFERFYRGSNPTESGSGLGLAIVRELLALMGGTISVASTVGQGSQFTCWLPLEQHTHTA
- a CDS encoding phage holin family protein, coding for MSLIVRWLINAVAIAVTVYFVPGISVGGDSANQLFGIDIKTLLAVSLIFGLINALVRPILKLLSCPLVFLTLGLFIFVINAAMLMLTSAISQDLGLQFYVEDFGTALLGSIVISLISIVLTAVVSDGDDQRERRRR
- a CDS encoding response regulator transcription factor — encoded protein: MRILIVDDHPVFREGVRALLETHDEMEVVGVLGHGRDAAVVAKDQFVDVALLDVSLPDMPGYEVCRSIVEASPRTRVLMLTANDTNDVIRQSLAAGAAGYVLKTEDPSRLISHISAVAQGETVLAGPIAQKVVRQLLEGPQPTVSTKTNDALNALTERERQVFFLAAEGRRNSDIAQQLILSEETIKTHLRNIYSKLGLGNKAELRLFAVQARLAPPQI
- a CDS encoding PqqD family protein — protein: MNEHAPQRFVRDPAIVTRSIGSETVLVPVRPNTAALNAIFALNETAALVWQALATPQSLAELIDLVCAEYDVEPRAAQADLIPLLESMLEVAVIQEVA
- a CDS encoding radical SAM protein translates to MELCAETNDAAFNVRLAALGRVPVSMSFELTERCNLNCQHCYINLPVNHQAARQRELSTDECKRLFDEMAAAGTLWLLLTGGEIMVRRDFEELYLYARNLGFVISIYSNATMITRQRAEFLSQYKPHLVEVTLYGATAETYETVTRVPGSFAKCMQGLALLAEYEIDVVLKTVLLNINSHEFLAMKAVAEHYGWDFRYDGMIHPRLNGDRFPTTLRLSPEELIEIEKLDPQRVEEWQDYCNGFLGYQMKGGEKTFTCGAANKSGHVDAYGMVSPCMITRTRAVDWRATNFMEVWDGYLADVRETRNTEATACHSCEMSLVCTNCPGWSALERNTLENRPIEWVCDSTKARVSAFAENADRWINNAICLEVR
- a CDS encoding sigma-70 family RNA polymerase sigma factor yields the protein MVFARPNMHLGEVKATSSPSWFAQIVQRVQLWWAASTIRSDASDVVPFNDNQRPLPGDPLGDNVLIRRIAQGDEQALSQLYDRYAATVMGVALKIVRQREIAEEITQEAFWRVWQRASTFDNSRGNFAPWLFGIARNLSIDELRRRAARPQAAYEDPERPLLEAIADEANVEEVVWLGEQRSVVRSAMQALSAEQREALELAYFSGLTQREIADKLGNPLGTIKTRVRLGLLKLRDLLGTQQWNE
- a CDS encoding S8 family serine peptidase, giving the protein MWRVFAIGLLIFCLLPSVSARTTLPIQFVVPIASVTNRGLSFDNRGLPQRTLQLYEAWPATQANRQPDPLLRVAVPSFPQKIDPNLQNYWHDAPSQPQTMLVFLAEQADLSLASTFDDWAERGDYVYKTLTDHAQRTQTPLLNELRMQGHNPQSLWIVNSLIVEGDQRLALNLAQHPAVASISANQVFSNPSLTAMPVTEPENIAWGVAAVDAPQVWADWGVRGQGIVVANIDTGVAVSHTALLNNYRGWSSNGFNNDYNWFDPIYQYRLPTDPAGHGTHTMGSLVGANDQEGMALGVAPAARWIAARACGALTCDELSLIRSAQWMLAPTRVGCERNQQIPCDPRPDLRPHIINNSWGGPGESTWYSGYITAWDAAGILSVFAAGNFGRSGCYTSTAPGNNANVFSVGAVDSNNLIADFSSRGPTSDGRTNPDLSAPGVRIPSAWPNGLTALLDGTSMAAPHVSGIAALIWSANPQYIGDLAATQALLTNTSAARYSAQCGDAPTARPNNVYGWGSADAYAAVRNARVDVAWLSLPEQLVVPANTLVTIPITLDTRQVSAAGSYRANVLVVASSGTSTIELELIVEAAANTSQFTGQLIDRWHGRGVYGRVSIGGGPSSYTDPTGHYTMTLTTDTHQLAAQATGYHPQTTTVNLTLQQTNVLTLTPDIPHMLAEIPPISASLAFAEQRTFPVTLTNIGTQPLVITPHVPKREWQITPTPSAALYDATGLAELKLDDDQIYTDALDLGFSAPLFGTLANKVYLSSNGWVSLNPSRSAAPSSNCFPANNLPNATLAAFWTDLDPSEGGIIRAGSVNADTFVASYEQVPLWQDENLPTAAPTYTFQLIIERSGRVEYRYGPMGYLPGRWGVGTHTNSSVGQALGCHQSHEYLAAHNWQLLNQSNSQQWLSATPSSLTIAPNQQATLLVQLNGFGAISWLQQPAVSVVQINSNDPRQPQREITASVGLQLAPYQTYANTIVISNPLANP